A window of Brachybacterium fresconis contains these coding sequences:
- a CDS encoding DUF6541 family protein, with product MWTDVIPGVLVAVALLVAPGAAALLCCRVSWPTALVAAPPVSLALLAISTLLAAVVDSSWGPLWMLATTVLGAGVCAVWSFATPWGRRTARWSPLSAAAAGQYLIGQVIALLFLVPLFLTAFVAPTTIAQRYDNAFHLNAIESIVRTGEATPFDTGQLLRGAVYPNSWHTAAALVQELSGLGLAQTVHALTLVTVLGVWPLSVWLLIEVLVRPGIVARLVTGPLSLAFAGFPLVLLDWGLVYPTILGLAAAPALAAVLIHLALDRSLLASPVRIAAIIAVMGIGVGIAHPGAALAGLIIALPITVLALVRQLRGPVLDSLRRPAGSRSRHASRGWSLRTVPAMDLGRAAVLMVVAVGIMAVWATMAPSTDTAPWTAFQSTPQALGEAFLGGAMERFTLPLIVVLSTLGLLGALLGRGRDSLVLPAMLGPVAVYWASSAAQDVFWRNLLSGFLYRDNFRTSAVVTLVAVPLVVAGVETLLRGLRRLVTARRARRTEGESTPTALPTAAALVVGVLASTALSWHVSSDPHVQARFETVSDAYRTWEFADLVSGPEFAMFEDLSEHVPEDGYVITDPWEGGGLAYAFGDREVSRIYMTVKRTPEEKYVDAHFQDIASDPRVCAALPADQPLYYLDLEEHRLGGNKIEDSGYLGFEGITEDTPGFDLVHRVGDVRLYEIDTC from the coding sequence ATGTGGACCGACGTGATCCCCGGGGTGCTCGTCGCCGTCGCGCTGCTGGTGGCACCCGGGGCAGCGGCCCTGCTGTGCTGCCGCGTCTCGTGGCCGACGGCGCTGGTCGCCGCCCCGCCCGTGTCGCTGGCGCTGCTGGCGATCTCGACCCTGCTGGCCGCCGTGGTCGACTCCTCCTGGGGTCCACTGTGGATGCTGGCGACCACCGTGCTCGGTGCCGGGGTCTGCGCGGTGTGGTCCTTCGCGACCCCCTGGGGCCGGCGGACCGCGCGCTGGTCGCCGCTGTCCGCGGCGGCGGCAGGGCAGTATCTGATCGGCCAGGTCATCGCCCTGCTCTTCCTGGTGCCGCTGTTCCTGACGGCCTTCGTCGCGCCGACCACGATCGCCCAGCGGTACGACAACGCCTTCCACCTCAACGCCATCGAGTCGATCGTCCGCACCGGTGAGGCGACCCCCTTCGACACCGGGCAGCTGCTGCGCGGTGCCGTGTACCCCAACAGCTGGCACACCGCCGCCGCGCTGGTCCAGGAGCTCAGCGGGCTCGGGCTCGCCCAGACCGTCCACGCCCTGACCCTGGTGACGGTGCTCGGCGTCTGGCCGCTGTCGGTGTGGCTGCTCATCGAGGTGCTCGTGCGCCCCGGGATCGTGGCCCGTCTGGTCACCGGTCCGCTGTCCCTCGCCTTCGCCGGCTTCCCCCTGGTGCTGCTGGACTGGGGGCTGGTGTACCCGACGATCCTCGGCCTCGCCGCCGCGCCCGCCCTGGCGGCGGTCCTGATCCATCTCGCCCTCGACCGCTCGCTGCTGGCCTCCCCCGTGCGGATCGCGGCGATCATCGCGGTGATGGGCATCGGCGTGGGCATCGCCCACCCGGGCGCGGCGCTGGCCGGGCTGATCATCGCGCTGCCGATCACGGTCCTCGCCCTGGTCCGGCAGCTTCGGGGCCCGGTGCTGGACTCCCTGCGCCGACCCGCCGGCTCGAGATCGCGCCACGCCTCCCGCGGCTGGTCCCTGCGGACCGTCCCCGCCATGGACCTGGGCCGGGCCGCCGTGCTGATGGTGGTGGCGGTCGGCATCATGGCCGTGTGGGCGACGATGGCCCCGAGCACCGACACCGCCCCCTGGACGGCGTTCCAGTCCACCCCGCAGGCCCTCGGCGAGGCCTTCCTCGGCGGGGCGATGGAGCGCTTCACGCTTCCGCTGATCGTGGTGCTCAGCACCCTGGGGCTGCTCGGCGCCCTGCTCGGACGGGGCCGCGATTCCCTGGTGCTGCCGGCGATGCTGGGCCCGGTGGCCGTCTACTGGGCCTCCTCGGCGGCACAGGACGTCTTCTGGCGCAACCTGCTGTCCGGCTTCCTGTACCGCGACAACTTCCGCACCTCCGCGGTCGTGACCCTGGTGGCCGTGCCGCTGGTCGTGGCGGGTGTCGAGACGCTGCTGCGGGGGCTGCGTCGCCTGGTCACGGCCCGGCGGGCGCGTCGGACCGAGGGGGAGAGCACCCCGACGGCGCTTCCCACCGCGGCCGCCCTGGTGGTCGGGGTGCTGGCCTCGACCGCGCTGTCCTGGCACGTCTCGAGCGACCCGCACGTCCAGGCGCGCTTCGAGACCGTCTCGGATGCCTACCGCACCTGGGAGTTCGCCGATCTGGTCTCCGGGCCCGAGTTCGCCATGTTCGAGGACCTGTCGGAGCACGTGCCCGAGGACGGCTATGTCATCACCGACCCCTGGGAGGGCGGCGGTCTGGCCTACGCCTTCGGCGACCGCGAGGTCTCCCGCATCTACATGACCGTCAAGCGCACCCCCGAGGAGAAGTACGTCGACGCGCACTTCCAGGACATCGCCTCCGACCCCCGGGTCTGCGCGGCCCTGCCCGCGGACCAGCCGCTGTACTACCTGGACCTCGAGGAGCACCGCCTCGGCGGCAACAAGATCGAGGACTCCGGCTACCTGGGCTTCGAGGGCATCACCGAGGACACCCCCGGCTTCGACCTCGTCCACCGGGTCGGTGACGTGCGCCTGTACGAGATCGACACCTGCTGA
- a CDS encoding acyltransferase family protein, with protein sequence MQGPREAHAEREAEDAWSTADSVSGTWRPVRDAGPGTSAAAGSESAAPGAPESAPAPPRTRPVFRHELHGLRAVALGLVAIYHIWLGRVSGGVDVFLFLSAFFLTGTFVRRLDSGRPLGVPRYWLHTFKRLMPPAAVTILLTLAGSAAFLPSSLWPTVMQEAVASAAYVQNALLVFLQVDYHARDAGGASPLQHFWSLSVQGQAFVVWPLLFLLVVRRARRGRSVRRPLIALLLVIGAASLTWSIITTQTHQQVAYFDTAARLWEFAAGSLLALALPTIDRLTGARRPEEGQAPRLRTGRALLGWAGIAALLACGIVLDVSTMFPGWIAIVPLAAAGAVVVAGHSGRRWGVDALLSTRPAAFVGDISYALYLVHWPVLVMWLHRSGQQRAGLLDGLAVLAGSVLLAWLITRAVDAPVRRSVWLEARPRRALTAVAASFALVAVAAGGWWIGLNRAEPSTPVAAAQDLPSTEAATEVATEAPPEILPHGWQLGAQWPDLPERCGGPWAPAEDFHNVNCQQLLPADASADGTIVVVGSSHARQFIPALIPYATEHDLQIVNLSMDACGFTTEVEHSPYCQGYDQYVLDYVEAHSPELVLTTVTRTGLGDGGGESDERMPEGTAPAVRALLEREVRVIGVRDTPRWEQDQFACAEAVIEEGGAPSDADAACGADAADKLAPTNPAAALAELPGAEDRLALVDLGASICPQGRCSPILGESYVYMDDDHLTRTFVESVLVTPVTEQLTESFPAPAA encoded by the coding sequence CTGCAGGGGCCGCGGGAGGCCCACGCCGAGCGGGAGGCCGAGGACGCCTGGTCCACCGCCGACTCCGTCTCCGGCACCTGGCGACCCGTCCGCGATGCGGGCCCGGGGACCTCCGCTGCCGCCGGCTCGGAGTCCGCGGCGCCCGGCGCCCCGGAATCCGCGCCGGCACCGCCGCGGACCCGTCCCGTCTTCCGCCACGAGCTGCACGGCCTGCGCGCCGTGGCCCTGGGCCTGGTGGCGATCTACCACATCTGGCTCGGCCGGGTCTCCGGCGGCGTCGACGTCTTCCTGTTCCTCTCCGCCTTCTTCCTCACCGGCACCTTCGTGCGCCGTCTGGACAGCGGACGTCCTCTCGGGGTGCCGCGCTACTGGCTGCACACCTTCAAGCGCCTGATGCCGCCCGCGGCGGTGACGATCCTGCTGACCCTCGCCGGGTCCGCCGCCTTCCTGCCCTCCTCGCTGTGGCCCACGGTGATGCAGGAGGCCGTGGCCTCGGCCGCCTACGTGCAGAACGCCCTGCTGGTGTTCCTGCAGGTCGATTACCACGCCCGCGACGCCGGCGGCGCCTCGCCGCTGCAGCACTTCTGGTCCCTCAGCGTGCAGGGCCAGGCCTTCGTGGTGTGGCCGCTGCTGTTCCTGCTCGTGGTGCGCCGGGCGCGTCGTGGCCGCAGCGTGCGCCGCCCGCTGATCGCCCTGCTGCTCGTGATCGGTGCGGCGTCGCTGACCTGGTCGATCATCACCACCCAGACCCATCAGCAGGTGGCCTACTTCGACACCGCCGCCCGGCTGTGGGAGTTCGCGGCCGGGTCCCTGCTCGCCCTCGCGCTGCCGACGATCGACCGCCTCACCGGTGCCCGTCGGCCCGAGGAGGGGCAGGCGCCACGGCTGCGCACCGGGCGCGCCCTGCTCGGCTGGGCGGGCATCGCCGCCCTGCTGGCCTGCGGCATCGTGCTGGACGTCTCGACCATGTTCCCCGGCTGGATCGCCATCGTGCCGCTGGCCGCCGCCGGGGCCGTGGTGGTCGCCGGGCACTCCGGGCGTCGCTGGGGCGTGGACGCCCTGCTCTCGACCAGACCGGCCGCCTTCGTCGGGGACATCTCCTACGCCCTGTACCTGGTGCACTGGCCGGTGCTGGTGATGTGGCTGCACCGCAGCGGACAGCAGCGCGCCGGGCTGCTGGACGGGCTCGCGGTGCTGGCCGGCTCGGTGCTGCTGGCCTGGCTGATCACCCGTGCGGTCGACGCGCCGGTGCGCCGCTCGGTCTGGCTCGAGGCCCGGCCCCGTCGGGCGCTGACCGCGGTCGCGGCGAGCTTCGCGCTGGTGGCCGTCGCCGCCGGCGGCTGGTGGATCGGGCTGAACCGCGCCGAACCGTCGACGCCGGTGGCCGCCGCGCAGGACCTGCCCTCCACCGAGGCCGCGACCGAGGTCGCCACCGAGGCCCCGCCCGAGATCCTCCCCCACGGCTGGCAGCTCGGCGCGCAGTGGCCCGACCTGCCCGAGCGCTGCGGCGGGCCCTGGGCCCCGGCGGAGGACTTCCACAACGTCAACTGCCAGCAGCTGCTGCCCGCCGACGCCTCCGCCGACGGCACGATCGTGGTCGTCGGCAGCTCCCACGCCCGACAGTTCATCCCCGCTCTGATCCCGTACGCGACCGAGCACGACCTGCAGATCGTGAACCTCTCCATGGACGCCTGCGGATTCACCACCGAGGTGGAGCACAGCCCGTACTGCCAGGGCTATGACCAGTACGTCCTGGACTACGTCGAGGCCCACTCCCCCGAGCTCGTGCTGACCACCGTCACCCGGACCGGGCTCGGGGACGGCGGCGGCGAGAGCGACGAGAGGATGCCCGAGGGCACCGCGCCCGCGGTCCGGGCCCTGCTGGAGCGGGAGGTGCGCGTGATCGGCGTGCGCGACACCCCGCGCTGGGAGCAGGACCAGTTCGCCTGCGCGGAGGCGGTGATCGAGGAGGGCGGCGCTCCCTCCGATGCCGACGCCGCCTGCGGGGCCGACGCCGCGGACAAGCTGGCCCCGACGAACCCCGCCGCCGCCCTCGCCGAGCTCCCCGGGGCCGAGGATCGTCTCGCCCTGGTCGACCTCGGCGCGTCGATCTGCCCGCAGGGTCGGTGCTCCCCGATCCTGGGCGAGTCCTATGTCTACATGGACGACGACCACCTCACCCGCACCTTCGTCGAGAGCGTCCTCGTCACCCCCGTGACCGAGCAGCTCACCGAGAGTTTTCCCGCCCCCGCCGCATGA
- the tgt gene encoding tRNA guanosine(34) transglycosylase Tgt: MTAQSADPARPADPVDPVDPRPAPSGAGFEISARHGRSARAGVISTPHGQIATPAFVPVGTKATVKAVLPESMSELGAQALLANAYHLYLQPGHELIDAAGGLGAFMNWPGPTFTDSGGFQVMSLGAGFKKVLSSEFSGGEKARTSSGEDDAVAEGKERLAHVDDDGVTFRSFLNGDVHRFTPEVSMQIQHGLGADIMFAFDELTTLMNSRGYQEQALERTRRWAIRCLAEHARLTEERTHRPYQQLWGVIQGAQYEDLRRRAARDLSAMDSGGQVFDGFGIGGALEKENLAAIVGWVTEELPEDRPRHLLGISEVDDLFVAIAAGADTFDCVSPSRVARNSAVYTATGRVNLTGSRYRRRFAPIDETCDCYTCTHYTAAYVHHLFRAKEMLSATLCTIHNERFVVRLVDRIRASLLSGDFDALREETTGAYYGSPR, encoded by the coding sequence GTGACCGCTCAGAGTGCCGATCCCGCCCGCCCTGCCGACCCCGTCGATCCTGTCGACCCCCGGCCGGCCCCCTCGGGAGCGGGCTTCGAGATCTCCGCCCGCCATGGCCGCTCGGCCCGCGCCGGCGTGATCTCCACCCCGCACGGACAGATCGCCACGCCCGCCTTCGTGCCCGTGGGCACCAAGGCCACCGTCAAGGCGGTGCTGCCGGAGTCGATGAGCGAGCTGGGAGCGCAGGCGCTGCTGGCCAACGCCTATCACCTGTATCTCCAGCCGGGGCACGAGCTGATCGACGCGGCCGGCGGGCTCGGCGCCTTCATGAACTGGCCCGGCCCCACCTTCACCGACTCCGGCGGCTTCCAGGTGATGAGCCTCGGTGCGGGCTTCAAGAAGGTGCTGTCCAGCGAGTTCTCCGGAGGCGAGAAGGCCCGCACCTCCTCCGGGGAGGACGACGCGGTCGCCGAGGGCAAGGAGCGCCTGGCGCACGTGGACGACGACGGCGTCACCTTCCGCTCCTTCCTCAACGGCGACGTGCACCGCTTCACGCCCGAGGTCTCGATGCAGATCCAGCACGGGCTGGGGGCGGACATCATGTTCGCCTTCGACGAGCTGACCACGCTGATGAACTCCCGCGGCTACCAGGAGCAGGCGCTCGAGCGCACCCGACGCTGGGCGATCCGCTGCCTGGCCGAGCACGCCCGGCTGACCGAGGAGCGCACCCACCGCCCCTACCAGCAGCTGTGGGGCGTCATCCAGGGCGCCCAGTACGAGGACCTGCGCCGACGGGCCGCCCGTGACCTCTCAGCGATGGACTCGGGCGGGCAGGTCTTCGACGGCTTCGGCATCGGCGGGGCGCTGGAGAAGGAGAATCTCGCCGCCATCGTCGGCTGGGTCACCGAGGAGCTGCCCGAGGACCGACCCCGCCACCTGCTGGGCATCAGCGAGGTCGACGACCTGTTCGTCGCGATCGCCGCCGGCGCCGACACCTTCGACTGCGTCTCCCCGTCCCGGGTGGCGCGCAACAGCGCCGTCTACACCGCCACCGGGCGCGTGAACCTCACCGGCTCGCGGTACCGCCGCCGGTTCGCGCCGATCGACGAGACCTGCGACTGCTACACCTGCACCCACTACACCGCCGCCTACGTCCACCACCTGTTCCGCGCCAAGGAGATGCTCTCGGCGACCTTATGCACCATCCACAACGAACGGTTCGTGGTGCGCCTGGTGGACCGGATCCGCGCCTCCC